Proteins encoded in a region of the Uloborus diversus isolate 005 chromosome 1, Udiv.v.3.1, whole genome shotgun sequence genome:
- the LOC129234238 gene encoding fibroin heavy chain-like isoform X22 — translation MQWSTYLALFFAVFCAQSYSALGQGASVWSSPQMAENFMNGFSVALSQAGAFSGQEMKDFDDVRDIMNSAMDKMIRSGKSGRGAMRAMNAAFGSAIAEIVAANGGKEYQIGAVLDAVTNTLLQLTGNVDNGFLNEISRLITLFSSVEANDISASAGADASGSSGPVGGYSSGAGAAVGQGTAQAVGYGGGAQGVASSAAAGATNYAQGVSTGSTQNVATSTVTTTTNVAGSTATGYNTGYGTGAAAGAAAGASSGYGTGYGTGTGAGAGAGSGAGYGAGAGAGAGSGAGYGAGAGAGASSGAGYGAGAGAGYGAGAGAGAASGAGYGAGAGTGYGAGAGAGAASGAGYGAGAGAGAGSGYGAGAGAGAGSGYGAGAGAGAGAGAGSGYGAGAGAGAVSGYGAGAGAGAGAGSGYGAGAGAGAGSGYSTGAGYSAGAAAAGSSSSTQVTTQQTVTSQASAAGAGYGVGAGAGAAASAGSGTRAGYGTGAGAGAGAGAGAGAGAGYGAGAGAGYGAGSGARAAAGAGAGYGSGAGAGAGSGYGSRAGAGAGAGAGAGAGYGAGAGAGSGAGYGAGAGAGSGAGYGAGAGAGSGAGYGSGAGAGSGYGAGAGAGAGSGYGAGAGAGAGSGYGAGAAAGAGAGAGSGYGAGAGARAGAGAGTGAGYGSGYGASSGSGAGAAAGSGAAAGAGYGTGAGYSTGAASAGSSSSTQVITQETVTSQASSGASGAASGYSAGSGAGAAAGAGAGSGYGAGAGAGAGSGYGAGAGAGAGSGYGAGAGAGAGSGYGVGAGAAAGSGYGAGAGAGAGSGYGQGAGASAGAAAAGAGAGYGGQAGYGQGAGASAGAAAAGAGAGRQAGYGQGAGASSGAAAAAGAGAGYGGQAGYGQGAGASAGAAAAAGAGAGRQASYGQGAGASAGAAAAAGAGAGYGGQAGYGQGAGASAGAAAAGAGAGGQAGYGQGAGASAGSAAAGAGAGRQASYGQGAGASAGAAAAAGAGAGYGGQAGYGQGAGASAGAAAAGAGAGGQAGYGQGAGASAGSAAAGAGAGRQASYGQGAGASAGAAAAGAGAGYGGQAGYGQGAGASSGAAAAAGAGAGRQSGYGQGAGASAGAAAAGTGAGYGGQAGYGQGAGASAGAAAAGAGAGSRAGYGQGAGASSRAAAAAGAGAGYGGQAGYGQGAGASAGAAAAAGAGAGRQAGYGQGAGASAGAAAAGAGAGYGGQAGYGQGAGASAGAAAAGAGAGRQAGYGQGAGASAGAAAAGAGAGRQAGYGQGAGASAGAAAATGAGAGYGGQSGYGQGTGASSGAAAAAGAGAGYGGQAGYGQGAGASAGAAAAGAGAGRQAGYGQLASASAGAAAAGAGAGYGGQAGYGQGAGASAGAAAAGAGAGRQAGYGQGAGASAGAAAAGSGAGYGGQAGYGQGAGASAGAAAAGAGAGRQAGYGQGAGASAGAAVAGAGAGYGGQAGYGQGAGASAGAAAAGAGAGRQAGYGQGAGASAGAAAAAGAGAGYGGQAGYGQGAGASAGAAAAGAGAGRQAGYGQGAGASAGAAAAGAGAGRQAGYGQGAGASAGAAAAGAGAGFGGQAGYGQGAGASAGAAAAGAASGRQAGYGQGAGASAGAAAAGAGAGYGGQAGYGQGAGASAGAAAAGAGAGRQAGYGQGAGASAGAAAAGAGAGYGGQAGYGQGAGASAGAAAAGAGAGRQAGYGQGAGASAGAAAAGAGAGYGGQAGYGQGAGAAAGAAAAGAGAGYGGQAGYGQGAGASAGAAAAGAGAGRQAGYGQGAGASAGAAAGAGAGYGGQAGYRQGAGAAASAAAASAGAGGQTGYGASAGAASSQAVSRTTTTTSQSAAGGAASGYSTGVGSGAAATASGAGYGGQSGYGTGAGAAAGAAASGAGAGYGGQAGYGQGAGASAAAASNRIVSAPAVNRMSAASSTLVSNGAFNVGALGSTISNMAAQIQASSQGLSSAEATVQALLEVISVLTHMLSSANIGYVDFSRVGDSASAVSQSMAYAG, via the exons ATGCAGTGGTCAACTTACCTTGCCTTATTCTTCGCTGTTTTTTGCGCCCAGAGCTACTCAGCTCTGGGGCAAGGAGCCTCAGTATGGTCAAGCCCCCAAATGGCCGAGAACTTCATGAACGGCTTCTCCGTGGCTCTTTCGCAAGCTGGAGCATTCAGTGGGCAGGAGATGAAAGACTTCGATGATGTCAGAGATATCATGAACTCTGCAATGGACAAGATGATAAGGTCCGGGAAAAGTGGCCGTGGCGCGATGAGGGCCATGAACGCAGCGTTCGGCTCAGCTATTGCAGAAATCGTTGCTGCTAACGGCGGAAAAGAATACCAAATAGGCGCAGTTCTAGATGCAGTTACTAATACTCTTCTACAGCTGACCGGAAATGTTGATAACGGTTTTCTCAATGAAATCAGTCGACTCATCACGCTATTTAGCAGTGTAGAAGCAAACGATATATCAGCATCTGCGGGGGCAGATGCATCCGGAAGTTCAGGTCCAGTAGGTGGATACTCATCCGGAGCAGGAGCAGCAGTTGGACAGGGAACAGCTCAGGCTGTAGGATACGGAGGAGGAGCACAAGGAGTTGCATCAAGTGCTGCTGCCGGAGCAACAAATTATGCTCAAGGCGTGTCTACCGGAAGTACACAAAATGTCGCAACTTCCACTGTCACAACAACAACAAATGTTGCAGGTTCAACTGCAACAGGATACAACACCGGATATGGAACAGGTGCAGCAGCAGGAGCAGCCGCTGGCGCAAGCTCTGGATACGGAACAGGCTATGGAACCGGAACTGGAGCAGGTGCTGGTGCTGGTTCAGGCGCTGGTTATGGTGCTGGTGCAGGAGCGGGAGCTGGTTCAGGCGCTGGTTATGGTGCCGGTGCAGGAGCCGGAGCTAGTTCAGGTGCTGGTTATGGAGCTGGTGCAGGAGCTGGATACGGTGCTGGTGCAGGAGCAGGGGCTGCTTCAGGTGCTGGTTATGGAGCTGGTGCAGGTACTGGATACGGTGCTGGTGCAGGAGCAGGAGCTGCTTCAGGTGCTGGTTATGGAGCTGGTGCAGGAGCAGGTGCAGGTTCTGGATACGGTGCTGGTGCAGGAGCTGGAGCCGGATCTGGTTATGGCGCGGGTGCAGGAGCAGGAGCAGGAGCCGGAGCAGGATCTGGTTACGGCGCTGGTGCAGGAGCTGGAGCAGTATCTGGTTACGGCGCTGGAGCGGGAGCAGGAGCAGGTGCAGGATCTGGTTACGGCGCTGGTGCAGGAGCTGGAGCAGGATCTGGCTACAGTACTGGAGCAGGATATTCTGCAGGTGCTGCGGCAGCTGGCAGCAGTTCGAGCACTCAAGTAACAACTCAACAAACTGTTACATCACAGGCTTCTGCAGCAGGAGCTGGATACGGAGTTGGCGCAGGAGCTGGAGCTGCAGCTTCTGCAGGAAGCGGCACTCGAGCTGGATATGGTACTGGTGCGGGGGCAGGAGCTGGAGCTGGAGCTGGAGCTGGAGCAGGAGCTGGCTACGGTGCAGGTGCCGGAGCTGGTTATGGTGCTGGTTCAGGAGCTCGTGCAGCAGCCGGCGCAGGGGCTGGGTACGGCAGTGGAGCAGGAGCTGGTGCAGGATCTGGTTACGGCAGTAGGGCAGGAGCGGGAGCTGGGGCTGGTGCTGGAGCTGGTGCCGGCTACGGTGCTGGTGCTGGAGCAGGATCTGGTGCCGGCTACGGTGCTGGTGCTGGAGCAGGATCTGGTGCTGGCTACGGTGCTGGAGCTGGAGCAGGATCTGGTGCCGGCTACGGGTCTGGTGCTGGAGCAGGATCTGGTTACGGTGCTGGTGCAGGAGCTGGAGCAGGATCTGGTTACGGCGCTGGTGCAGGAGCTGGAGCAGGTTCTGGCTACGGTGCTGGTGCAGCAGCAGGAGCTGGCGCAGGAGCAGGATCTGGTTACGGCGCTGGTGCTGGAGCTAGAGCTGGGGCTGGGGCTGGGACTGGTGCTGGCTACGGAAGTGGTTATGGAGCAAGCAGTGGTTCCGGAGCTGGAGCAGCTGCAGGCTCAGGAGCTGCAGCTGGGGCTGGGTATGGTACTGGAGCAGGATATTCAACTGGTGCTGCATCGGCTGGCAGCAGTTCAAGCACTCAGGTAATAACTCAAGAGACTGTTACATCACAGGCATCATCTGGCGCATCTGGAGCAGCATCTGGTTACAGTGCTGGATCAGGAGCGGGAGCAGCAGCAGGAGCTGGAGCAGGATCTGGTTATGGTGCTGGAGCAGGAGCCGGAGCAGGATCTGGTTACGGTGCAGGTGCAGGAGCAGGAGCAGGATCTGGCTACGGCGCTGGTGCAGGAGCTGGAGCAGGATCTGGGTACGGCGTAGGTGCAGGAGCTGCAGCAGGATCCGGTTACGGCGCCGGTGCAGGAGCTGGAGCAGGATCAG GTTATGGACAAGGAGCCGGCGCTTCAGCAGGAGCAGCAGCAGCTGGTGCAGGCGCTGGATATGGAGGACAAGCAGGTTATGGACAAGGAGCCGGCGCTTCAGCAGGAGCAGCAGCTGCTGGTGCAGGTGCTGGAAGACAAGCAGGTTACGGACAAGGAGCCGGTGCATCATCAGGAGCAGCAGCAGCAGCTGGTGCAGGCGCTGGATATGGAGGACAAGCAGGTTATGGACAAGGAGCCGGCGCTTCAGCAGGAGCAGCAGCAGCAGCTGGTGCAGGCGCTGGAAGACAAGCAAGTTACGGACAAGGAGCCGGTGCATCAGCAGGAGCAGCAGCAGCAGCTGGTGCAGGCGCTGGATATGGAGGACAAGCAGGTTACGGACAAGGAGCCGGTGCATCAGCAGGAGCAGCAGCAGCTGGTGCAGGCGCTGGAGGACAAGCAGGTTACGGGCAAGGAGCGGGTGCTTCAGCAGGATCAGCAGCTGCTGGTGCAGGTGCTGGAAGACAAGCAAGTTACGGACAAGGAGCCGGTGCATCAGCAGGAGCAGCAGCAGCAGCTGGTGCAGGCGCTGGATATGGAGGACAAGCAGGTTACGGACAAGGAGCCGGTGCATCAGCAGGAGCAGCAGCAGCTGGTGCAGGCGCTGGAGGACAAGCAGGTTACGGGCAAGGAGCGGGTGCTTCAGCAGGATCAGCAGCTGCTGGTGCAGGTGCTGGAAGACAAGCAAGTTACGGACAAGGAGCCGGTGCATCAGCAGGAGCAGCAGCAGCTGGTGCAGGCGCTGGATATGGAGGACAAGCAGGTTATGGACAAGGAGCCGGTGCATCATCAGGAGCAGCAGCAGCAGCTGGTGCAGGCGCTGGAAGACAATCAGGTTACGGACAAGGAGCTGGTGCATCAGCAGGAGCTGCAGCAGCTGGTACAGGCGCTGGATATGGAGGACAAGCAGGTTATGGACAAGGAGCCGGCGCTTCAGCAGGAGCAGCAGCTGCTGGTGCAGGTGCTGGAAGCCGAGCAGGTTACGGACAAGGAGCCGGTGCATCATCAAGAGCAGCAGCAGCAGCTGGTGCAGGCGCTGGATATGGAGGACAAGCAGGTTATGGACAAGGAGCCGGCGCTTCAGCAGGAGCAGCAGCAGCAGCTGGTGCAGGCGCTGGAAGACAAGCAGGTTACGGACAAGGAGCTGGTGCATCAGCAGGAGCAGCAGCAGCTGGTGCAGGCGCTGGATATGGAGGACAAGCAGGTTATGGACAAGGAGCCGGCGCTTCAGCAGGAGCAGCAGCTGCTGGTGCAGGTGCTGGAAGACAAGCAGGTTACGGACAAGGAGCCGGTGCATCAGCAGGAGCAGCAGCAGCTGGTGCAGGCGCTGGAAGACAAGCAGGTTACGGACAAGGAGCCGGTGCATCAGCAGGAGCAGCAGCAGCAACTGGTGCAGGCGCTGGATATGGAGGACAATCAGGTTATGGGCAAGGAACCGGTGCATCATCAGGAGCAGCAGCAGCAGCTGGTGCTGGCGCTGGATATGGAGGACAAGCAG GTTATGGACAAGGAGCCGGTGCTTCAGCAGGAGCAGCAGCTGCTGGTGCAGGTGCAGGAAGACAAGCAGGTTACGGACAATTAGCTAGTGCATCAGCAGGAGCAGCAGCAGCTGGTGCAGGCGCTGGATATGGAGGACAAGCAGGTTATGGACAAGGAGCCGGTGCTTCAGCAGGAGCAGCAGCTGCTGGTGCAGGTGCAGGAAGACAAGCAGGTTACGGACAAGGAGCTGGTGCATCAGCAGGAGCAGCAGCAGCTGGTTCAGGCGCTGGATATGGAGGACAAGCAGGTTATGGACAAGGAGCCGGCGCTTCAGCAGGAGCAGCAGCTGCTGGTGCAGGTGCTGGAAGACAAGCAGGTTACGGACAAGGAGCCGGTGCATCAGCAGGTGCAGCAGTAGCTGGTGCAGGCGCTGGATATGGAGGACAAGCAGGTTATGGACAAGGAGCCGGCGCTTCAGCAGGGGCAGCAGCTGCTGGTGCAGGAGCTGGAAGACAAGCAGGTTACGGACAAGGAGCTGGTGCATCAGCAGGAGCAGCAGCAGCAGCTGGGGCAGGCGCTGGATATGGGGGACAAGCAGGTTATGGACAAGGAGCCGGCGCTTCAGCAGGAGCAGCAGCTGCTGGTGCAGGAGCTGGAAGACAAGCAGGTTACGGGCAAGGAGCTGGTGCTTCAGCAGGAGCAGCAGCTGCTGGTGCAGGTGCTGGAAGACAAGCAGGTTACGGACAAGGAGCCGGTGCATCAGCAGGAGCAGCAGCAGCTGGTGCAGGCGCTGGATTTGGAGGACAAGCAGGTTATGGACAAGGAGCTGGCGCTTCAGCAGGAGCAGCAGCTGCTGGTGCAGCCTCTGGAAGACAAGCAGGTTATGGACAAGGAGCCGGTGCATCAGCAGGAGCAGCAGCAGCTGGTGCAGGCGCTGGATACGGAGGTCAAGCAGGTTACGGACAAGGAGCCGGTGCATCAGCTGGAGCAGCAGCAGCTGGTGCAGGAGCTGGAAGACAAGCAGGTTACGGACAAGGAGCTGGTGCATCAGCAGGAGCAGCAGCAGCTGGTGCAGGCGCTGGATATGGAGGACAAGCAGGTTATGGACAAGGAGCCGGCGCTTCAGCAGGAGCAGCAGCTGCTGGTGCAGGAGCTGGAAGACAAGCAGGTTACGGACAAGGAGCCGGTGCATCAGCAGGAGCAGCAGCAGCTGGTGCAGGCGCTGGATACGGAGGTCAAGCAGGTTACGGACAAGGAGCCGGTGCAGCAGCTGGAGCAGCAGCAGCTGGTGCAGGCGCTGGATACGGAGGACAAGCAGGTTATGGACAAGGAGCCGGCGCTTCAGCAGGAGCAGCAGCTGCTGGTGCAGGTGCTGGAAGACAAGCAGGTTATGGACAAGGAGCCGGTGCATCAGCAGGAGCAGCAGCTGGTGCAGGCGCTGGATACGGAGGTCAAGCAGGTTACAGACAAGGAGCTGGTGCTGCAGCAAGTGCCGCAGCTGCTAGTGCAGGAGCAGGTGGTCAAACAGGATATGGCGCAAGTGCAGGAGCCGCTAGTTCACAAGCTGTATCCAGAACAACGACAACCACATCACAATCCGCAGCAGGAGGAGCTGCTTCTGGATATAGTACAGGAGTTGGGTCTGGAGCGGCAGCTACTGCTTCAGGTGCTGGATATGGAGGACAATCAGGATACGGAACTGGAGCAGGTGCAGCAGCAGGAGCTGCAGCTTCCGGCGCAGGAGCTGGATATGGAGGTCAAGCTGGATACGGACAAGGTGCAGGAGCCTCAGCAGCAGCTGCAAGCAACCGAATTGTATCTGCTCCAGCTGTCAACCGAATGAGCGCAGCATCTTCAACTCTTGTTTCTAACGGCGCTTTTAACGTCGGTGCTCTCGGTTCAACGATTTCAAATATGGCTGCTCAGATCCAAGCTAGTTCACAAGGACTTTCTAGTGCAGAAGCAACTGTGCAAGCTCTTCTTGAAGTAATTTCGGTTCTTACCCACATGCTCAGTTCGGCAAACATTGGATACGTCGATTTCAGTCGTGTTGGAGATTCCGCATCTGCTGTCTCTCAATCAATGGCCTATGCCGGTTAA